Proteins encoded by one window of Deinococcus radiodurans R1 = ATCC 13939 = DSM 20539:
- a CDS encoding rhodanese-related sulfurtransferase, with product MPEPHPAPQPYTVAALYQFRALPDPAALRAELLALGERLELCGTLIVADEGINGTVAGSAAAIAELHAFLLASGFDRLEYKESQASEKPFKRYKVRLKKEIVTLGVPVAPREQVGTYLDPQAWNDLLADPEVIVVDTRNRYEVKAGTFQGAVDPEIDSFREFPAWVDEHLAGAEGKKIAMFCTGGIRCEKSTSLLLQKGFQDVYHLKGGILKYLEDVPQAQSRWDGECFVFDGRVTVGHGLQEGDAVMCHSCGWPLTAQERAHPQFEEGVSCEHCFDETTDVQKAAFRERQRMYEAGHLT from the coding sequence GTGCCCGAGCCTCACCCCGCGCCCCAGCCGTACACTGTCGCCGCCCTCTACCAGTTCCGCGCCCTGCCCGACCCCGCCGCGCTGCGGGCCGAGCTGCTGGCCCTCGGTGAACGGCTGGAACTGTGCGGCACCCTGATTGTCGCGGACGAGGGCATCAACGGCACGGTGGCGGGGAGCGCGGCGGCGATTGCCGAGCTGCACGCCTTCTTGCTCGCCTCCGGTTTTGACCGACTGGAATACAAGGAGTCGCAGGCGAGCGAAAAGCCCTTCAAGCGTTACAAAGTGCGGCTGAAAAAGGAAATCGTGACGCTGGGCGTCCCCGTCGCGCCGCGTGAGCAGGTCGGCACCTATCTGGACCCGCAGGCATGGAACGACTTGCTCGCCGACCCCGAGGTCATCGTCGTGGACACCCGCAACCGCTACGAGGTCAAGGCGGGCACCTTTCAGGGCGCGGTGGACCCCGAGATTGACTCCTTCCGCGAGTTTCCGGCGTGGGTGGACGAGCACCTCGCGGGCGCTGAGGGCAAGAAAATTGCCATGTTCTGTACCGGCGGCATCCGCTGCGAGAAAAGCACCAGCCTGCTGCTGCAAAAGGGATTTCAGGACGTGTATCACCTCAAAGGCGGCATCCTGAAATATCTGGAAGACGTGCCGCAGGCGCAGAGCCGCTGGGACGGCGAATGCTTTGTATTTGACGGGCGGGTCACGGTGGGACACGGACTGCAAGAAGGCGACGCGGTGATGTGCCACTCGTGCGGCTGGCCGCTGACGGCGCAGGAGCGGGCGCACCCACAATTTGAAGAAGGCGTGAGCTGCGAGCACTGCTTCGACGAGACGACCGACGTGCAGAAAGCCGCCTTCCGCGAACGGCAGCGGATGTATGAGGCCGGGCACCTGACATGA
- a CDS encoding GGDEF domain-containing protein: MLLTLIINFCLLTTMMYLLSLTYKSAEDITATAIHVPRLLLLAVMAVVLMLYPAEVAPGVIIDMRAVPIAYLALRKGVWAGLLALIPLLLYRFHLGGVGTWSAVFSAVGVVLLGGLLHRSVDLSAPRLDWRSLWWRLLLVFMPNGILIPVLRGDPAALLTVYLPLLVVTYAGFLVSLGIQRNRYRLLSLIATYEQQAHQDALSDLPNRRQFDLDFVRMDVGDLLCLVDIDHFKKINDTYGHAAGDEVLTQLGGVLKGRLRSHDQAYRYGGEEFAVIFRSPGNAAPELLAERLRQAVEHTSFTALAGHPLTVSIGVTRRGAAPLDTCFLEADQALYAAKTAGRNQVRVWPLEQPPEA, encoded by the coding sequence ATGCTGCTGACCCTCATCATCAACTTCTGTCTGTTGACCACCATGATGTATCTGCTGAGTCTGACGTACAAGAGTGCGGAAGACATCACCGCCACGGCCATTCATGTGCCGCGGCTGTTGCTGCTGGCAGTGATGGCGGTTGTCCTAATGCTCTATCCGGCGGAGGTGGCGCCGGGCGTCATCATCGACATGCGGGCGGTGCCAATCGCCTACCTGGCCCTCCGCAAGGGCGTGTGGGCGGGGCTGCTGGCCCTGATTCCGCTGCTGCTCTACCGCTTTCATCTGGGTGGGGTCGGAACCTGGAGTGCAGTGTTCAGCGCCGTGGGGGTGGTGTTGCTGGGCGGCCTGCTGCACCGCTCGGTCGACCTGTCCGCGCCCAGACTGGACTGGCGCTCGCTGTGGTGGCGCCTGCTGCTGGTGTTCATGCCCAACGGCATTCTGATTCCGGTCCTGCGGGGCGATCCGGCGGCCCTGCTCACCGTCTACCTGCCGCTGCTGGTGGTGACCTACGCGGGCTTTCTGGTCAGTCTGGGCATTCAGCGCAACCGCTACAGGCTGCTCTCTCTCATCGCGACCTATGAGCAGCAGGCGCACCAGGACGCGCTCTCGGACCTGCCCAACCGGCGGCAGTTCGATCTGGACTTCGTCCGGATGGACGTAGGCGACCTGCTGTGCCTGGTCGACATCGACCACTTCAAGAAAATCAACGACACCTACGGCCACGCGGCGGGCGACGAGGTGCTGACCCAGCTCGGGGGGGTCCTGAAGGGCCGCCTGCGCAGCCACGACCAGGCGTACCGCTACGGCGGGGAAGAGTTCGCGGTGATTTTCCGCTCACCCGGCAACGCTGCGCCCGAACTGCTGGCCGAACGTCTGCGGCAAGCGGTCGAACACACCTCCTTCACCGCACTGGCAGGCCACCCGCTGACCGTGTCCATAGGAGTGACCCGGCGCGGCGCGGCGCCGCTGGACACGTGTTTTCTTGAGGCCGACCAAGCGCTCTACGCCGCCAAGACCGCCGGACGCAACCAGGTGCGGGTCTGGCCGCTGGAGCAGCCGCCTGAAGCCTAG
- a CDS encoding YiaA/YiaB family inner membrane protein — protein MTQYTNPDVIGDSPAWLSFIWIAFGISLTLMIIGIYYLPVDWWIKGYLYMGTLFLTASTLTLSKSLRDRHEYERLVNRVKNARTEQVLSKYEG, from the coding sequence ATGACGCAGTACACGAATCCTGACGTGATCGGCGACTCTCCCGCGTGGCTCAGCTTCATCTGGATCGCGTTTGGCATCAGCCTCACGCTGATGATCATCGGCATCTACTACCTGCCGGTGGACTGGTGGATCAAGGGCTACTTGTACATGGGCACACTGTTTCTGACCGCCAGCACGCTGACCCTGAGCAAGAGCCTGCGTGACCGGCACGAGTACGAGCGGCTGGTCAACCGGGTCAAGAACGCCCGAACCGAGCAGGTTCTGAGCAAGTACGAGGGCTGA
- a CDS encoding class I SAM-dependent methyltransferase encodes MSTAPKPTVQNPFASADAAGRYAAGRPAFHLLVLSRLAPHLTGRELGADVACGTGLSSAALAELVGEVRAFDASAAMLAEAAPHPRVTYAQAPAEALPLADGVLDVMTVAQAFHWFDHAAFLAEARRTLKPGGVLALYDDFFLGEMEGEPNFGTFAKTYLARYPTPARHRDPFGETEAQAAGFTFHEETWKHPLALTQPQLVAYLLTHSNTLAATENGTASQDEIAEWLNEQLAPFYAGGGTRNVVYGALLTVLRREG; translated from the coding sequence GTGTCCACCGCCCCGAAGCCCACGGTGCAGAACCCCTTCGCCTCCGCCGACGCTGCCGGGCGTTACGCTGCCGGACGCCCCGCCTTTCACCTGCTGGTGCTTTCCCGACTCGCGCCGCACCTGACGGGCCGCGAACTGGGAGCGGACGTGGCGTGCGGCACCGGACTGTCGAGCGCCGCGCTCGCTGAGCTGGTGGGTGAAGTGCGGGCCTTCGACGCCTCCGCCGCCATGCTCGCCGAGGCCGCGCCGCATCCCCGCGTGACCTACGCGCAGGCACCCGCTGAGGCGCTGCCGCTGGCGGACGGCGTGCTCGACGTGATGACGGTGGCGCAGGCGTTTCACTGGTTCGACCACGCCGCTTTTCTCGCCGAGGCGCGGCGCACCCTGAAACCGGGCGGCGTGCTCGCGCTCTACGACGACTTTTTTCTGGGCGAGATGGAAGGGGAGCCTAACTTCGGTACCTTCGCCAAAACCTACCTTGCCCGCTACCCTACCCCGGCGCGCCACCGCGACCCGTTCGGCGAGACCGAGGCGCAGGCCGCCGGGTTCACTTTCCACGAGGAAACCTGGAAACATCCCCTCGCGCTCACGCAGCCGCAACTCGTCGCCTACCTGCTAACGCATTCCAACACGTTGGCGGCGACGGAAAATGGGACAGCCAGCCAGGACGAAATCGCGGAGTGGCTGAACGAGCAGCTCGCGCCTTTCTACGCCGGGGGCGGGACGCGCAACGTGGTGTACGGGGCGCTGCTGACGGTGCTGCGGCGAGAGGGCTGA
- a CDS encoding DUF305 domain-containing protein codes for MRRGWLWGALLVLLGVLAALLLRPPLPPATPQEVQFVQHMLQHHAQALDLAAPMLERSQQRTVRSLALDIQLSQREQMRQMEAMLGRWGQPPGEPISPEHARMMGMASEAEVAGLSTLPVEQAERQFLRLMIRHHQGAVAMTLPMLDAAARPEVERLARQIVVTQRGEIRTMEGVLGRLDGEVPAAPMRPVEHGHGH; via the coding sequence ATGAGGCGGGGTTGGCTGTGGGGAGCACTGCTGGTGCTGCTCGGCGTCCTGGCGGCGCTGCTGCTGCGGCCCCCGCTGCCGCCCGCCACGCCGCAGGAAGTGCAGTTCGTGCAGCACATGCTTCAGCACCACGCGCAGGCGCTCGACCTCGCTGCGCCCATGCTGGAGCGCAGCCAGCAGCGCACGGTGCGGTCCCTCGCGCTCGACATTCAACTCTCACAGCGCGAGCAGATGCGGCAGATGGAAGCGATGCTGGGGCGCTGGGGGCAACCGCCGGGTGAGCCGATCAGCCCCGAGCACGCCCGGATGATGGGGATGGCGTCGGAGGCGGAGGTGGCGGGACTGTCCACCCTGCCGGTTGAGCAGGCGGAGCGGCAGTTTCTAAGGCTGATGATTCGGCATCACCAGGGAGCGGTGGCTATGACGCTGCCTATGCTGGACGCCGCCGCGCGGCCTGAGGTGGAGCGGCTGGCGCGGCAGATTGTGGTGACGCAGCGGGGGGAGATTCGGACGATGGAGGGGGTGTTGGGGCGGCTGGATGGCGAGGTTCCGGCGGCGCCGATGAGGCCTGTTGAGCATGGGCATGGTCATTGA
- the recF gene encoding DNA replication/repair protein RecF (All proteins in this family for which functions are known are DNA-binding proteins that assist the filamentation of RecA onto DNA for the initiation of recombination or recombinational repair.) — protein MGDVRLSALSTLNYRNLAPGTLNFPEGVTGIYGENGAGKTNLLEAAYLALTGQTDAPRIEQLIQAGETEAYVRADLQQGGSLSIQEVGLGRGRRQLKVDGVRARTGDLPRGGAVWIRPEDSELVFGPPSGRRAYLDSLLSRLSARYGEQLSRYERTVSQRNAALRGGEEWAMHVWDDVLLKLGTEIMLFRRRALTRLDELAREANAQLGSRKTLALTLTESTSPETYAADLRGRRAEELARGSTVTGPHRDDLLLTLGDFPASDYASRGEGRTVALALRRAELELLREKFGEDPVLLLDDFTAELDPHRRQYLLDLAASVPQAIVTGTELAPGAALTLRAQAGRFTPVADEEMQAEGTA, from the coding sequence ATGGGGGATGTGCGTCTCTCGGCCCTGTCTACCCTGAATTACCGGAATCTTGCGCCTGGGACGCTGAATTTCCCGGAAGGCGTGACCGGGATTTATGGGGAGAACGGAGCTGGCAAGACCAACCTGCTCGAGGCCGCCTACCTCGCGCTGACCGGACAGACCGACGCGCCGCGTATCGAGCAACTGATTCAAGCGGGCGAGACCGAGGCGTATGTGCGGGCCGATTTGCAGCAGGGCGGCAGCCTCAGCATTCAGGAAGTGGGGCTGGGGCGCGGGCGGCGGCAACTGAAGGTGGACGGCGTGCGCGCCCGGACCGGCGACCTGCCGCGCGGCGGAGCGGTGTGGATTCGCCCGGAAGACAGCGAACTGGTGTTCGGGCCGCCCTCGGGACGCCGGGCGTATCTGGACTCGCTGCTCTCGCGCCTCAGCGCCCGCTACGGCGAACAACTCTCGCGCTACGAGCGTACGGTGTCGCAGCGCAACGCGGCCCTGCGCGGCGGCGAGGAATGGGCGATGCACGTCTGGGACGACGTCCTGCTCAAGCTCGGCACCGAAATCATGCTGTTTCGTCGCCGGGCGCTCACGCGGCTCGACGAACTGGCGCGCGAGGCGAACGCCCAGCTCGGCAGCCGCAAGACGCTCGCGCTTACGCTGACCGAGAGCACCTCGCCCGAAACCTACGCCGCCGACCTGCGGGGCCGCCGCGCCGAGGAATTGGCACGCGGCTCCACCGTCACCGGCCCGCACCGCGACGACCTGCTGCTCACCCTGGGCGACTTTCCAGCGAGCGACTATGCCAGCCGGGGCGAAGGCCGCACTGTCGCGCTCGCGCTGCGCCGCGCCGAACTCGAACTGCTGCGCGAGAAATTCGGCGAAGACCCCGTTTTGCTCCTCGACGACTTCACCGCCGAACTCGACCCCCACCGCCGCCAGTACCTGCTCGACCTCGCCGCCAGCGTGCCGCAGGCCATCGTGACCGGCACCGAACTCGCTCCCGGCGCGGCGCTGACGTTGCGGGCGCAGGCGGGGCGCTTTACTCCAGTGGCAGATGAGGAGATGCAAGCGGAGGGCACGGCGTGA
- a CDS encoding histidine phosphatase family protein codes for MRRVTAQPPASVPPTSPQAPARLILVRHGQTAHNRERRMQGQVDTPLDETGQRQARLLAAHLRRLGVQAPRIHASDLSRAHATAEALHRELGGTLATFPELREISLGDWEGHLYDEIAARHPELHGQFWSGDPECCPPGGETPQAVGERVYAHALAHWPQAGETLMLVSHGIAISALLTRLLGLDYQTEFQSRRYLHLNTAYSVLTVDPASREVLSAEVAQAGHLTAEETGR; via the coding sequence ATGCGGCGCGTGACTGCTCAGCCTCCCGCCTCCGTCCCTCCCACTTCTCCCCAAGCGCCCGCCCGCCTGATTCTGGTGCGCCACGGTCAGACCGCCCACAACCGGGAACGCCGCATGCAGGGGCAGGTGGACACCCCGCTGGACGAAACCGGGCAGCGCCAGGCCCGCTTGCTGGCCGCCCACTTACGCAGGCTCGGCGTGCAGGCGCCGCGCATTCACGCCAGCGACCTCAGCCGCGCCCACGCCACCGCCGAGGCGCTGCACCGCGAACTCGGCGGCACGCTGGCAACCTTTCCCGAGTTGCGCGAAATCTCGCTGGGCGACTGGGAAGGCCACCTCTACGACGAGATTGCCGCGCGACATCCCGAACTGCATGGGCAATTCTGGAGCGGCGACCCCGAGTGCTGTCCTCCGGGCGGAGAAACCCCGCAGGCGGTGGGCGAGCGGGTCTACGCGCACGCGCTGGCGCACTGGCCGCAGGCCGGCGAGACGCTGATGCTGGTGTCGCACGGCATCGCCATCAGTGCGTTGCTCACGCGGCTGCTGGGGCTGGATTACCAGACCGAGTTCCAGTCCCGGCGGTACCTGCACCTCAACACGGCTTACTCGGTGCTGACGGTGGACCCGGCGAGCCGGGAGGTGCTGAGCGCCGAGGTCGCGCAGGCGGGGCACCTGACGGCTGAGGAAACTGGACGTTAG
- the trpS gene encoding tryptophan--tRNA ligase, whose product MTTPTPAATPARPRVLTGDRPTGALHLGHLAGSLQNRVRLQDEAELFVLLADVQALTDHFDRPEQVRENVLAVALDYLAAGLDPQKTTCVVQSAVPELAELTVYFLNLVTVSHLRQNPTVKAEIAQKGYGERVPAGFFVYPVSQAADIAAFGATLVPVGDDQLPMLEQTREIVRRFNALYAPVLAEPQAQLSRVPRLPGLDGQAKMSKSLGNAIALGDSADEVARKVMGMYTDPGHLRASDPGRVEGNPVFTFLDAFDPDPARVQALKDQYRAGGLGDVKVKKHLIDVLNGVLAPIRTRRAEYERDPDAVLRFVTEGTARGREVAAQTLGQVRRAMRLFGH is encoded by the coding sequence ATGACCACCCCGACCCCTGCCGCTACACCTGCCCGCCCCCGCGTCCTGACCGGGGACCGGCCCACCGGGGCGCTGCACCTCGGGCACCTCGCCGGGTCGCTGCAAAACCGGGTGCGCTTGCAAGACGAGGCCGAGCTGTTCGTGCTGCTTGCCGACGTGCAGGCGCTCACCGACCACTTCGACCGGCCCGAGCAGGTGCGCGAGAACGTGCTGGCGGTGGCGCTCGATTACCTCGCCGCCGGGCTCGACCCGCAGAAGACGACCTGCGTGGTGCAGTCGGCGGTGCCCGAACTCGCCGAGCTGACGGTCTATTTCCTCAATCTGGTCACGGTGTCGCACCTGCGCCAGAACCCCACCGTCAAGGCCGAAATCGCGCAAAAGGGCTACGGCGAGCGGGTTCCTGCCGGGTTTTTCGTGTATCCGGTGTCGCAGGCCGCCGACATCGCCGCGTTCGGGGCCACGCTGGTGCCGGTGGGCGACGACCAGTTGCCGATGCTCGAACAGACCCGCGAAATCGTGCGGCGCTTCAATGCGCTGTATGCCCCGGTGCTCGCCGAGCCGCAGGCGCAGCTCAGCCGGGTGCCGCGTCTGCCGGGGCTCGACGGGCAGGCCAAGATGAGCAAGTCGCTCGGCAACGCGATTGCGCTCGGCGACTCTGCCGACGAGGTGGCGCGCAAGGTCATGGGCATGTACACCGACCCTGGCCACCTGCGGGCAAGTGATCCCGGACGGGTGGAGGGCAATCCGGTCTTCACCTTCCTCGACGCCTTCGACCCCGATCCGGCGCGGGTGCAGGCGTTGAAAGACCAGTACCGCGCGGGCGGCCTCGGTGACGTGAAGGTCAAAAAGCACCTGATTGACGTGCTCAACGGGGTGCTGGCTCCCATCCGCACGCGGCGCGCCGAGTATGAGCGCGACCCCGACGCCGTGCTCCGGTTCGTCACGGAGGGCACGGCGCGGGGCCGGGAGGTGGCGGCGCAGACGCTCGGGCAGGTGCGGCGGGCGATGCGGTTGTTTGGGCACTGA
- the aroA gene encoding 3-phosphoshikimate 1-carboxyvinyltransferase, translating into MSDALPATFDVIVHPARELRGELRAQPSKNYTTRYLLAAALAEGETRVVGVATSEDAEAMLRCLRDWGAGVELVGDDAVIRGFGARPQAGVTLNPGNAGAVARFLMGVAALTSGTTFVTDYPDSLGKRPQGDLLEALERLGAWVSSNDGRLPISVSGPVRGGTVEVSAERSSQYASALMFLGPLLPDGLELRLTGDIKSHAPLRQTLDTLSDFGVRATASDDLRRISIPGGQKYRPGRVLVPGDYPGSAAILTAAALLPGEVRLSNLREHDLQGEKEAVNVLREMGADIVREGDTLTVRGGRPLHAVTRDGDSFTDAVQALTAAAAFAEGDTTWENVATLRLKECDRISDTRAELERLGLRARETADSLSVTGSAHLAGGITADGHGDHRMIMLLTLLGLRADAPLRITGAHHIRKSYPQFFAHLEALGARFEYAEATA; encoded by the coding sequence ATGTCCGACGCCCTGCCCGCCACCTTCGATGTCATCGTTCACCCGGCGCGGGAGCTGCGCGGCGAGTTGCGGGCGCAGCCGAGCAAGAACTACACGACGCGCTATCTGCTCGCCGCCGCACTCGCCGAGGGCGAAACCCGCGTGGTGGGCGTGGCGACGAGCGAGGATGCCGAGGCGATGCTGCGATGTCTGCGCGACTGGGGTGCGGGCGTGGAACTCGTCGGCGACGACGCCGTGATTCGCGGCTTCGGGGCGCGGCCCCAGGCGGGCGTCACCCTCAACCCCGGCAACGCGGGGGCGGTGGCCCGCTTCCTGATGGGCGTGGCGGCGCTGACGAGCGGCACAACTTTCGTCACCGATTACCCCGACTCGCTCGGCAAGCGGCCCCAGGGGGATTTGCTCGAAGCCCTGGAGCGGCTGGGGGCGTGGGTGAGCAGCAACGACGGACGCCTCCCTATCTCTGTCTCCGGCCCGGTGCGCGGCGGCACCGTCGAAGTCAGCGCCGAGCGCAGCAGCCAGTACGCCTCCGCGCTGATGTTCCTGGGGCCACTGCTGCCGGATGGCCTGGAACTGCGGCTGACCGGCGACATCAAGAGCCACGCCCCGCTGCGGCAAACGCTCGACACGCTGTCCGACTTCGGCGTGCGGGCCACGGCGAGCGACGACCTGCGGCGCATTTCCATTCCCGGCGGGCAAAAGTATCGGCCCGGACGGGTGCTGGTGCCCGGCGACTACCCCGGCTCGGCGGCGATTCTGACGGCGGCGGCCCTTTTGCCCGGCGAGGTGCGGCTCTCCAACCTGCGCGAACACGACCTGCAAGGCGAAAAGGAGGCGGTGAACGTGCTGCGCGAGATGGGCGCCGACATCGTGCGGGAGGGCGACACCCTGACGGTGCGCGGGGGCCGCCCGCTGCACGCGGTGACGCGCGACGGCGACAGCTTCACCGATGCGGTGCAGGCCCTCACCGCCGCTGCCGCCTTCGCGGAGGGCGACACGACCTGGGAAAATGTCGCCACCCTGCGCCTCAAGGAGTGCGACCGCATCAGCGACACCCGCGCCGAGCTGGAGCGGCTGGGCCTGCGCGCCCGCGAAACGGCGGACAGCCTCAGCGTGACGGGTAGCGCCCACCTTGCCGGGGGCATCACCGCCGACGGGCACGGCGACCACCGCATGATCATGCTGCTGACCCTGCTGGGGCTGCGGGCCGACGCGCCGCTTCGAATTACCGGGGCGCACCACATCCGCAAGAGCTATCCGCAGTTTTTCGCCCATCTGGAAGCGCTGGGGGCGCGGTTCGAGTACGCAGAAGCGACAGCGTAA
- a CDS encoding cation diffusion facilitator family transporter translates to MTGHNHPHEHDPHHHDRADTQEHGHAHGHAHGHDHAAHNHAAGAGERQLTGALVLTGAFLVLEVAYALSSRSLALLSDAGHMLTDVAALALALFAIRMGRRPADRQRTFGYRRTEVLAAALNAGALFAIGLYILWEAVQRFRQPVEVQTTSMLVVAVAGLVVNLLSARLLAGGEGLNLRAAYLEVLGDLLGSVAVIAGALLIRLTGWSWVDPLLGAGIGLWVLPRTWSLLKTSVNVLLEGVPEGLDLDALRAELRALPGVQDVHDLHVWSVTGGVVNLTAHLVSDRAPAELLPAVHEVAHGAGIEHVTVQVEPPGLHATDAALHP, encoded by the coding sequence ATGACCGGTCACAACCACCCGCATGAGCATGACCCGCACCACCATGACCGGGCGGACACCCAGGAGCACGGTCATGCTCACGGCCACGCACACGGACATGACCACGCCGCCCATAATCACGCCGCTGGCGCGGGTGAGCGGCAACTGACCGGGGCGCTGGTGCTGACGGGGGCGTTCCTGGTCCTCGAAGTCGCCTACGCCCTGAGCAGCCGCAGCCTCGCGCTGCTGTCCGACGCGGGGCACATGCTGACCGACGTGGCGGCGCTCGCTCTGGCGCTTTTTGCCATTCGCATGGGGCGCCGGCCCGCCGATCGTCAGCGCACCTTCGGCTACCGCCGCACCGAGGTTCTTGCCGCCGCGCTCAATGCCGGGGCGCTGTTCGCCATCGGGCTCTACATCCTCTGGGAAGCCGTGCAACGCTTCCGGCAGCCGGTGGAGGTGCAGACCACGTCCATGCTGGTGGTGGCGGTCGCCGGGCTGGTCGTCAACCTGCTGAGCGCCCGGCTGCTCGCGGGCGGCGAGGGCCTCAACCTGCGCGCCGCTTACTTGGAGGTGCTGGGCGACCTGCTCGGCTCTGTCGCGGTCATCGCGGGCGCCCTGCTCATTCGCCTGACCGGATGGAGCTGGGTGGACCCGCTGCTCGGCGCGGGCATCGGGCTGTGGGTGCTGCCGCGCACCTGGTCGCTGCTCAAGACGAGTGTGAACGTGCTGCTCGAAGGGGTGCCCGAGGGCCTGGATTTGGACGCTCTGCGCGCTGAACTGCGGGCGCTGCCCGGTGTGCAAGACGTTCACGACCTGCACGTCTGGAGCGTGACCGGCGGAGTCGTCAACCTCACCGCCCACCTCGTCAGCGACCGTGCGCCCGCCGAACTGCTGCCCGCTGTCCACGAGGTCGCGCACGGCGCCGGCATCGAACACGTCACCGTGCAGGTGGAGCCGCCGGGCCTGCACGCGACGGACGCAGCGCTGCACCCCTGA